The following proteins come from a genomic window of Triticum aestivum cultivar Chinese Spring chromosome 6A, IWGSC CS RefSeq v2.1, whole genome shotgun sequence:
- the LOC123131851 gene encoding uncharacterized protein: MEPPAPGSEPPVEEDRIQEPDPDSNASSNGDGAPAAAAPPPPPPRATPLHLDQAGGGADGSTSATVVDPRKGKETLLPRDIPPPPSPADYAGAGADGSSSAAAWVERKGRLAAVPFPAPFPPSSAGSIPDFGAGGSSSSAGRRMVVPRDATLPFDYTRVFQQAVREGQSVIIEEEQVESPHAKDALPGKEKEKLQQVKVRPRPEKGKSPWSWLKNKIFCREGRQICSEHVQHQTQPISEVRNRYMVSSNGMNSLDGYSEFRPVIGDGECFYRSFIFSYLEQVIDRPDTDEERRLLDVVETASARHADLRWNSKFPRSSRAFKKLLEKVKRWKNTESTSSCRKEELLKFFSTYDKTQDIFAFLRLLVAIQICSHSAEYVPHIPDVASGVYSLKVWCFLYVTPARVESEGLMMRALASALDVTLIVETFQGGYARDIYTSPGVPRPAVTLLYNGNHYDIIYPRAPPSESSSHQAS, from the exons ATGGAGCCGCCCGCACCCGGTTCAGAACCACCGGTCGAGGAGGACCGCATCCAAGAACCGGACCCCGACTCCAACGCCTCCTCCAATGGGGATGGGGCCCCGGCCGCTGCTgcgccgccacctccacctccccGCGCGACGCCCCTCCACCTCGACCAGGCCGGAGGCGGCGCCGACGGGTCGACCTCCGCCACGGTGGTGGACCCGCGGAAGGGCAAGGAGACGCTGCTGCCCAGGGACATTCCTCCTCCTCCGAGCCCCGCGGActacgccggcgccggcgccgatgGGTCGAGCTCCGCCGCGGCGTGGGTCGAAAGGAAGGGCAGGCTGGCCGCCGTTCCCTTTCCGGCACCTTTTCCCCCAAGCTCCGCGGGCAGCATCCCCGACTTCGGAGCCGGGGGGTCAAGCTCCTCGGcggggaggaggatggtggtgcCGAGGGACGCGACGCTGCCGTTCGACTACACGCGGGTGTTCCAGCAGGCGGTACGAGAGGGGCAGTCGGTTATCATCGAGGAGGAGCAG GTGGAATCGCCGCACGCCAAAGACGCACTCCCGGGAAAGGAAAAG GAGAAACTACAACAAGTCAAGGTGAGACCCAGGCCTGAAAAGGGGAAATCACCCTGGAGCTGGCTCAAGAACAAG ATTTTTTGTAGAGAAGGAAGGCAAATATGTTCGGAACATGTCCAGCACCAG ACACAACCCATCTCCGAAGTAAGGAATCGTTATATGGTTTCTTCTAATGGGATGAACAGTCTTGATGGCTATTCAGAATTTAGACCGGTGATTGGAGATGGGGAGTGTTTCTACAGGAGCTTCATATTTTCCTACCTA GAGCAAGTTATTGATAGGCCGGACACAGATGAGGAACGCCGTCTCCTTGATGTTGTTGAAACAGCATCTGCACGACATGCAGATCTTCGATGGAACTCTAAGTTTCCCAGGAGCAGCAGA GCATTTAAGAAGCTGCTTGAGAAAGTAAAGAGATGGAAGAACACGGAATCAACTAGCAG TTGCCGTAAAGAGGAACTTCTCAAGTTCTTCAGCACATATGATAAGACGCAAGACA TTTTTGCTTTCCTCAGATTACTAGTAGCTATCCAGATATGCTCGCACAGTGCAGAGTATGTACCGCATATACCAGATGTCGCCAGTGGAGTTTACAGTCTGAAAGTT TGGTGCTTTCTGTACGTCACTCCAGCTCGTGTGGAATCGGAAGGTCTTATGATGAGGGCCTTGGCCAGCGCGCTTGACGTAACCCTCATAGTGGAAACATTCCAAGGAGGATATGCTCGAGATATCTACACTAGTCCTGGAGTTCCCCGTCCGGCTGTGACCCTGCTGTACAATGGTAATCACTACGACATCATCTACCCACGCGCTCCTCCTTCCGAGAGTTCAAGTCATCAGGCTTCCTAG
- the LOC123130169 gene encoding wall-associated receptor kinase 1, translated as MPTPSRSRLLPLPVLLLVLAGAAAIVGEQDEQQPITHPGCQDNCGNMSIPFPFGLMPGCFREGFQVTCDHSFDPPRAFLAGSGMTTATNTITLSESDSSALFDAPYLGLGYSFPNTSTWLVELMDVSVDRSEARAYGPITSRCSTNVTHFKLKEEAMSLAGPFAVSEALNAVVGIGWSVSVKDSSRSTYTTTFACRSELAASHLEHARDGSCAGRGCCEAALGSEPSYSTVAGAGPGVSAENNTLWRTSPCSYAMVIEKSRYTFSTLDLYGDKVLPKKFPRGAPVVLDFAIVGDAACPVKGQRPPPDYACVSNNSHCVNATVGQSRYALSYVCKCSEHYQGNPYIANGCRDIDECKFPDIFFCSSKGICMNRLDGYDCPCKPGMKGDGKSGHCAETFPLVAKAIVGTIGCIFVIVVMSFLLLLSKEKKKTKEFYEKNGGSTLEKAKIIKLFKKGELMPYLKDTNFIGNGGFGAVYKGILGDELVAIKKTINGSLLENEQFANEVIIQSQVIHKNIVRLIGCCLEVDTPLLVYEFLSNGSLHDILHGNDNKPLNLDTRLRIAAESADGLAYMHSKTNTKILHGDVKPANILLDDRFVAKIADFGISRLIARDKQHTAKVIGDMSYMDPVYLQSGLLTEKSDVYSFGVVLLELISRKKAMHSDNNSLVNSFIGAHRRGERATELFDKEIAVGEDLEILQSLAGMAIECLSLEVDQRPDMTDIAHRLLIQNNSRNA; from the exons ATGCCCACGCCCTCGCGATCCCGATTGCTGCCATTGCCAGTCCTCCTACTCGTTCTGGCAGGTGCAGCAGCCATTGTTGGCGAGCAAGATGAGCAGCAGCCGATCACGCACCCGGGATGCCAAGACAACTGCGGCAACATGAGCATCCCGTTCCCCTTCGGCCTGATGCCGGGCTGCTTCCGCGAGGGCTTCCAGGTCACCTGCGACCACTCCTTCGACCCGCCTCGAGCCTTCCTCGCCGGCAGCGGCATGACAACCGCAACGAACACCATCACGCTCAGCGAGTCCGACAGCTCGGCGCTCTTCGACGCCCCCTATCTGGGCCTGGGGTACTCGTTCCCCAACACCTCGACCTGGCTGGTCGAGCTCATGGACGTGTCGGTCGACAGGAGCGAGGCACGGGCATACGGCCCCATCACGTCCCGCTGCAGCACCAACGTTACTCACTTCAAGCTCAAAGAAGAGGCCATGAGTCTGGCGGGGCCGTTCGCCGTCTCGGAGGCGCTCAACGCCGTCGTCGGCATCGGCTGGAGTGTTAGCGTCAAGGACAGCTCGCGCTCCACCTACACGACGACGTTCGCCTGCCGCTCGGAGCTCGCCGCCAGCCATCTCGAGCACGCCAGGGACGGGTCGTGCGCGGGGCGGGGCTGCTGCGAGGCCGCCCTGGGCTCGGAGCCCAGCTACAGCACCGTCGCTGGGGCCGGGCCGGGGGTCAGTGCCGAGAACAACACCCTGTGGAGGACCAGCCCGTGCTCCTACGCTATGGTGATCGAGAAGTCACGCTACACCTTCTCGACGCTGGACCTGTACGGCGACAAGGTGCTGCCGAAGAAGTTCCCCAGGGGCGCCCCGGTCGTACTCGACTTCGCCATCGTCGGGGACGCCGCTTGCCCGGTGAAAGGCCAGCGGCCGCCGCCGGACTACGCGTGCGTCAGCAACAACAGCCATTGTGTCAACGCGACGGTTGGCCAGTCGAGGTACGCACTCAGCTACGTGTGCAAGTGCTCCGAGCACTACCAGGGCAATCCTTACATCGCCAATGGCTGCAGAG ACATCGATGAGTGCAAGTTCCCAGATATATTTTTTTGCTCAAGCAAGGGCATATGTATGAACAGACTTGATGGCTATGATTGTCCATGCAAGCCTGGAATGAAAGGCGATGGAAAATCAGGACACTGTGCAGAAACATTCCCCCTAGTAGCCAAGGCGATTGTGG GCACAATCGGTTGTATTTTTGTCATTGTAGTTATGTCATTTCTACTTCTTCTTAGCAAAGAGAAAAAGAAGACAAAAGAGTTCTATGAAAAGAATGGTGGGTCTACACTAGAGAAAGCAAAAAttataaaacttttcaaaaagggtGAGCTCATGCCTTATTTGAAAGATACCAATTTTATTGGAAATGGTGGTTTCGGTGCAGTTTACAAGGGCATCCTTGGTGATGAATTGGTTGCAATTAAGAAGACGATTAATGGTAGTCTGCTGGAGAATGAACAGTTTGCAAATGAAGTCATCATCCAATCCCAAGTCATCCATAAGAACATTGTCAGGCTCATAGGTTGTTGTCTGGAAGTTGATACCCCATTGCTAGTATATGAGTTTCTTTCCAATGGTAGCCTCCATGACATTCTTCACGGCAACGACAACAAACCTTTGAACTTGGATACACGTTTAAGAATTGCTGCAGAATCTGCAGATGGTCTAGCTTACATGCATTCAAAAACAAACACCAAAATCCTACATGGTGATGTCAAACCAGCAAATATACTGTTGGATGATAGGTTTGTTGCCAAGATTGCAGACTTCGGCATATCGAGGTTGATTGCAAGAGACAAGCAACACACCGCAAAAGTCATCGGTGATATGAGTTATATGGATCCAGTATATTTACAGTCAGGCTTGCTAACTGAAAAGAGTGATGTCTATAGCTTTGGAGTTGTGTTGTTGGAACTTATTAGTAGGAAGAAGGCCATGCACTCTGATAACAACAGCTTAGTCAATAGTTTCATTGGAGCTCATAGAAGAGGGGAGAGGGCAACCGAGTTGTTTGACAAAGAAATTGCTGTAGGAGAAGATTTGGAGATTCTTCAAAGTCTAGCAGGGATGGCAATCGAATGTCTCAGCCTTGAGGTGGATCAAAGACCAGACATGACAGATATAGCACACCGCCTTCTCATACAGAATAATTCGCGTAATGCATAA